The following DNA comes from Streptomyces pristinaespiralis.
ACCGTACGCGCCACGGGGAAGTCCTTCGAGGGCCCGTTCGCGCTGCGCCTGACCGTCGAGGACGGCCGGATCACCCGGCACCACCTCTACGAGAACAGCCTGTCGATCGCCGAGGCCTGCACCCCGTGAACCCGGGACGGCCGGGCCCCCGGCCCTACGGGATCCGCCGCTGATCGCCGGACGGCTTCGACGACGGCCCTGACGACGGCCCCGGCGCGCCGCGCCGGCGACCCAGCCGGGACAGGACGTGGGCCGCGTCGCGGCCCACGCCGCGCAGCGTCTTGGACGAGAAGCTCCGCTGGAACTCCATGCCGACGAACCCGAGCGACGGCACGGCGGTGGCGAGGCCGCCGCGGTGCCGGGGCCGGCCGTCGGCGTCCAGGGCCCCGCTGCCGGTCAGGTAGGGGAAGGCGAGGCGGTACCCGGTGGCCCAGACGACCGCGTCGACCGGTTCCTTCGTACCGTCGGCCCACAGCACGCCGTCCCGGGTGAGGCGGGTGAACATCTCCCGCCGGTCCACGCCGTACTCCTCGAGGGCGGAGCGGTGGTGCCCGTCGTCGAGGACGGAGACCGGCACCCTGGTCAGCAGCCGGCGCAGCGGCGCGGTGTCGAAGCGGGTGTGCTCGAACCACCAGTGCACGTCCCGGCCCAGCGGTCGCTGTGGCGTCCAGCCGATGGGGCGGCGGGTGGCGAGCGTGGTGTCGGCGACCGCGCCGAGTTCGGCGGCGATCTGGACGGCGGAGTTGCCGCCGCCCACGACCACGACCCGCCGGCCGGTAAAGGGGCCGGGCCTGCGGTATTCGGCGGCATGCAGTTGCTGCCCAGCGAACCCGTCCCGCCCGGGCACGTCCGGCAGGTACGGGTTCGTGTAGTCGCCGGTCGCCGCGACGATCGCGCGTGCCGTGATCTGCCTGCCGTCGTCCGAGCCGACCACCCAGGTGCCGTCCCGGCGGGTCACGGAGGTGACTTCGGTGGACGTGCGGATGTCGGCGGGCAGGCGGCTCGCGTAGTCGCGCAGGTAGTCGACCACCTCGTCCCGCCTCGGGTAGCGGTCCGGATCGCCGGGGAAGCGCATCCCGGGCAAAGAGGAGTAACGGGCGGGGGAGAAGAGGGTGAGGCTGTCGTAGTAGCGCGGCCAAGCCCCGCCCGCCTGGTCGGCGGCTTCGAGAACCAGGGTGCGGGCGAAGCCGTGACGGGGTGCGAGCGCGGCGGTGGCCAGGCCGGACTGGCCTGCTCCGACGACGACGAGGTCGGCGTGTTCCATGAGAAGGTGAACTCCAATACATCGTTGTTTCGGGAACTGTCGAAATGTTGGAGACGGGGCTGTGGCAGCAGGAAGCGATCCGGACGCGGGGGTCGACCGGGCGACGGCCGACTTCCTCAAGGCTTTGGCGAGCGAGACCCGCCAGCTGATCATGCGGCAGTT
Coding sequences within:
- a CDS encoding flavin-containing monooxygenase: MEHADLVVVGAGQSGLATAALAPRHGFARTLVLEAADQAGGAWPRYYDSLTLFSPARYSSLPGMRFPGDPDRYPRRDEVVDYLRDYASRLPADIRTSTEVTSVTRRDGTWVVGSDDGRQITARAIVAATGDYTNPYLPDVPGRDGFAGQQLHAAEYRRPGPFTGRRVVVVGGGNSAVQIAAELGAVADTTLATRRPIGWTPQRPLGRDVHWWFEHTRFDTAPLRRLLTRVPVSVLDDGHHRSALEEYGVDRREMFTRLTRDGVLWADGTKEPVDAVVWATGYRLAFPYLTGSGALDADGRPRHRGGLATAVPSLGFVGMEFQRSFSSKTLRGVGRDAAHVLSRLGRRRGAPGPSSGPSSKPSGDQRRIP